A genomic segment from Desulfurispirillum indicum S5 encodes:
- a CDS encoding 4Fe-4S dicluster domain-containing protein translates to MAKYGMVIDLLKCAGCGACGLACKTQNNTDDPKDGQTFNWADYCESIEGKYPNARYTMYPTLCNHCTDAPCVTACPVNPKAMYKKDNGITMHNEARCIGCGMCQSACPYTVASLDADKAAKYNVIHMNRGEVQAKYKDKTELFKGSTSGAEIAAKSGGTPPYRTDFSHPDYNPVRATNKVEKCIFCEHLVASGQQPYCSQACPSEARTFGDLDNPNSEASKLLKQYASTAVCLKDNKGATQKPGEGIKPNVIYIRKYAAR, encoded by the coding sequence ATGGCTAAATACGGAATGGTTATAGATCTGCTGAAGTGCGCTGGCTGCGGTGCCTGTGGCCTGGCCTGCAAGACGCAGAATAATACAGATGATCCGAAAGATGGGCAGACCTTCAACTGGGCGGACTACTGCGAGAGCATTGAAGGGAAATACCCCAATGCCAGGTACACCATGTACCCCACCCTGTGTAACCACTGCACCGATGCTCCCTGCGTTACGGCTTGTCCCGTTAACCCCAAGGCCATGTACAAAAAGGACAATGGCATCACCATGCACAATGAAGCCCGCTGCATCGGCTGCGGCATGTGCCAGTCTGCCTGCCCTTACACCGTTGCCAGCCTGGATGCCGACAAGGCGGCCAAGTACAATGTTATCCACATGAACCGTGGTGAGGTACAGGCGAAATACAAGGACAAGACCGAGCTGTTCAAGGGCTCCACGTCCGGCGCGGAAATCGCGGCCAAATCCGGCGGAACGCCTCCCTACCGCACGGATTTCAGCCACCCCGACTACAATCCTGTGCGCGCCACCAACAAGGTGGAAAAGTGCATCTTCTGTGAGCACCTGGTGGCCAGTGGCCAGCAGCCCTACTGCTCCCAGGCCTGCCCATCAGAAGCCCGCACCTTCGGCGATCTGGACAACCCCAACAGCGAAGCCAGCAAGCTGCTCAAGCAGTATGCCAGCACCGCCGTCTGTCTGAAGGACAACAAGGGAGCTACCCAGAAGCCCGGTGAAGGCATCAAGCCGAATGTGATCTACATCCGCAAGTATGCTGCGCGCTGA
- a CDS encoding TorD/DmsD family molecular chaperone, with protein MEIFEYAQYEAQRANGFKLLAALFYEPEKELFTSEKIFAQLTEIVKKVCPDELKFFTALEPALQKYHDQELLVEYAQLFVGPAELIAPPYGSVYLDEERQLMGDSTLEVIKIYRENGLSIDGSFKDAPDHIVAELEFMYYLLFQEAQYLQINDLQKAQNISLTQQMFLDNFLLPWLKPFCENILNGTDNEFYCALAKALRAYAESTHWTKQSPFE; from the coding sequence GTGGAAATTTTCGAATATGCCCAGTACGAAGCGCAGCGGGCCAATGGCTTCAAGCTGCTGGCGGCACTGTTCTATGAGCCGGAAAAGGAGCTGTTTACTTCCGAGAAAATTTTTGCGCAGCTCACCGAAATAGTGAAAAAGGTCTGCCCCGATGAGCTGAAGTTCTTTACGGCTCTCGAGCCTGCTTTGCAGAAATACCATGATCAGGAGCTCCTGGTGGAATATGCACAGCTGTTTGTGGGGCCGGCGGAACTGATTGCGCCACCCTACGGGTCGGTGTATCTGGACGAGGAGCGGCAGCTGATGGGGGACTCCACCCTGGAAGTCATCAAGATTTACCGCGAGAATGGTCTGTCCATTGACGGGAGCTTTAAAGACGCTCCCGACCATATTGTGGCCGAGCTGGAATTCATGTACTATCTGCTCTTCCAGGAGGCACAGTACCTGCAGATCAATGATCTGCAGAAGGCTCAGAACATCTCGCTGACGCAGCAGATGTTTCTGGATAACTTTCTGCTTCCCTGGTTGAAACCTTTTTGTGAGAATATTCTGAATGGTACCGATAATGAATTCTACTGCGCACTGGCAAAAGCACTGCGCGCCTACGCAGAGTCAACACACTGGACGAAGCAGAGTCCATTTGAATAA
- a CDS encoding 4Fe-4S dicluster domain-containing protein, which produces MIDPNALLETVNRLGSSLRLETSRCLRMRFFKNACRQCVDICPAEGAIEVEPALVLRHDVCTECMLCVSTCVNEAIEVKYTDFSLMVKQLREVEQPVLGCTIRAGEVKCHASVPCVGFLSTEHLIALGHFVKKPVQLNLTRCADCRNAPALEVLRQRIKEIGPAAGELQLIDDPAQLRFQEKAVGRRGLFTFFREKATEETARMFHQLHGESSQSLSYSDKRLPFKRHLLNQVEKQQRAGEVDPVVARAYYGARVTENCNVCSACSAICPTGALIMEDDNESGLRRLSFASTLCTGCGVCAEFCPKLAIGIFGLREGSVELEVVVLAEENP; this is translated from the coding sequence ATGATAGACCCCAATGCTTTGCTGGAGACGGTCAATCGCCTGGGCTCATCACTGCGGCTGGAGACATCGCGGTGTCTGCGCATGCGGTTTTTCAAGAATGCCTGCCGCCAGTGCGTCGATATCTGTCCGGCAGAGGGCGCGATAGAGGTGGAACCGGCCCTCGTGCTGCGCCACGATGTCTGCACGGAGTGCATGCTGTGCGTTTCCACCTGTGTGAACGAGGCGATAGAGGTGAAATATACGGATTTTTCCCTGATGGTAAAGCAGCTCAGGGAGGTTGAGCAGCCCGTGCTCGGCTGTACGATTCGTGCCGGTGAGGTCAAGTGCCATGCCAGCGTTCCCTGCGTGGGTTTTCTTTCCACCGAACATCTGATTGCTCTGGGGCATTTTGTGAAAAAGCCGGTTCAGCTGAACCTCACCCGCTGTGCGGATTGTCGCAATGCCCCTGCACTTGAGGTTCTGCGCCAGCGGATCAAGGAAATTGGTCCGGCGGCCGGAGAGCTGCAATTGATCGACGATCCGGCACAGCTCAGGTTTCAGGAAAAGGCGGTGGGACGGCGCGGTCTGTTTACTTTTTTCCGGGAAAAGGCCACGGAGGAGACGGCGCGGATGTTCCACCAGCTCCATGGCGAGAGCTCACAGAGTCTCTCCTACAGCGATAAGCGCCTGCCTTTCAAGCGGCACCTGCTGAATCAGGTGGAAAAGCAGCAGCGCGCAGGGGAAGTCGATCCGGTGGTGGCGCGAGCCTATTACGGTGCCCGTGTCACGGAGAACTGCAACGTGTGTTCGGCGTGCAGTGCCATTTGCCCCACAGGCGCTTTGATTATGGAGGACGATAACGAAAGCGGCCTGCGGCGGCTTTCGTTTGCGTCAACGCTGTGTACGGGCTGTGGCGTATGCGCAGAGTTCTGCCCGAAGCTTGCCATCGGTATTTTTGGCTTACGTGAAGGGTCCGTGGAGCTTGAAGTGGTTGTGCTGGCGGAAGAAAATCCCTGA
- a CDS encoding bactofilin family protein has product MAIFSAEKESSGNNSKSELTPTVIGNCDTVVGEIRSETDVFIDGKFKGDIYAKKTISVITGGNVDGTFNADKMVISGKVQGVVRANQVVIKSGGYFEGEMAYRILIIEENGWFEGNCTLLKEDIIIEDRTGSGSTKDAASA; this is encoded by the coding sequence ATGGCGATATTCTCAGCTGAAAAAGAGTCATCAGGAAACAACAGCAAAAGTGAACTGACACCTACCGTCATCGGTAACTGCGATACCGTTGTCGGGGAGATACGCTCCGAGACTGATGTGTTTATTGATGGAAAGTTCAAAGGCGACATCTACGCCAAGAAGACCATCAGCGTCATCACTGGCGGCAATGTCGACGGAACATTCAATGCTGATAAAATGGTCATTTCCGGTAAAGTTCAGGGGGTTGTTCGCGCCAACCAGGTCGTCATTAAAAGCGGCGGCTATTTTGAAGGCGAGATGGCCTACCGCATCCTCATCATTGAGGAGAATGGCTGGTTTGAGGGCAACTGCACCCTCCTCAAAGAGGATATCATCATTGAGGATCGAACCGGATCCGGCAGCACCAAAGACGCGGCGTCTGCCTGA
- a CDS encoding M23 family metallopeptidase — protein sequence MSEARHSIERHRKQIQHKRQRKINDEQYIYLSTASGSGGMVTHRKLSRLVVLVFAYLVIITGVALYFIFETKLSHQRILTLHDKIGFLNKSIDDLIDESARKESALELAQLELQENYSLLNRYKEELSQYVLLNENFILQGALRRVDDPSANRAIERELTFARSQLQRVASRVMDIESKLGMSHSSSVKEASRLTVDDVYAKIDSIENEIVLRNNLIKELPVSFPTEGRISSRYGPRIHPITGRPSFHAGYDIANVEGTPVFAPAPGVVSRAGYDNLAGNYIEIRHQHGFTTRYIHLSEYVLERGDQVLGGQLIGYMGNTGRSTASHLHYEIHYRGRHVDPRGFLYSSILNLHTFFSYPEVKWRYSQLKKSHQETTAKVN from the coding sequence ATGAGTGAAGCACGCCACAGCATAGAACGCCACCGCAAACAGATTCAGCATAAACGCCAGCGCAAGATCAATGACGAGCAGTACATCTACCTCTCCACCGCTTCAGGTTCGGGAGGAATGGTTACCCATCGCAAGCTCTCGCGCCTGGTGGTACTGGTATTTGCCTACCTGGTCATCATAACGGGCGTGGCACTGTATTTTATTTTTGAAACAAAGCTCAGCCATCAGCGCATCCTCACCCTTCACGACAAGATCGGATTCCTCAATAAAAGCATCGACGACCTCATCGACGAAAGCGCCCGCAAGGAGAGCGCCCTGGAACTGGCGCAGCTTGAGCTGCAGGAGAACTACTCCCTGCTCAACCGCTACAAGGAAGAGCTCTCCCAGTACGTTCTGCTCAATGAGAATTTCATTCTGCAGGGCGCCCTGCGCCGCGTTGACGACCCCAGCGCCAATCGCGCCATTGAGCGCGAGCTGACCTTTGCCCGCTCACAGCTGCAGCGGGTGGCCAGTCGCGTCATGGATATCGAAAGCAAGCTGGGGATGTCCCACAGCTCTTCGGTCAAGGAGGCCTCCCGCCTGACGGTTGATGATGTCTACGCAAAAATCGACAGTATTGAAAATGAAATCGTCCTGCGCAACAATCTCATCAAGGAGCTTCCCGTCTCCTTCCCCACGGAAGGACGCATAAGCAGCCGCTACGGCCCACGCATCCACCCCATCACCGGGCGACCTTCATTCCACGCGGGCTATGATATCGCCAATGTCGAGGGAACTCCGGTCTTCGCGCCTGCTCCCGGCGTGGTCTCCCGTGCCGGATACGACAATCTGGCGGGGAACTATATTGAAATCCGTCACCAGCACGGTTTTACCACCCGCTATATCCATTTGTCAGAATATGTGCTAGAAAGAGGCGATCAGGTACTAGGAGGCCAGCTTATCGGCTACATGGGCAACACGGGAAGGTCAACCGCCTCCCACCTGCACTATGAAATCCACTACCGTGGCAGACACGTAGATCCCAGGGGCTTCCTCTACAGCTCCATTCTGAATCTGCATACATTTTTCTCATACCCGGAGGTCAAATGGCGATATTCTCAGCTGAAAAAGAGTCATCAGGAAACAACAGCAAAAGTGAACTGA
- a CDS encoding DUF4168 domain-containing protein: MKSYLQLPATIAFAFALVFSVTSIASAQQAPHQQVEMRDVSSQEIRQVSEAYVEISAIQQEYQAKLGNVQDPEEAQRLQQQANEEMTQVVLDSGMEVDAYNEIMLMAQMNEELRGRILEKIEQLQR, translated from the coding sequence ATGAAATCATACCTTCAACTCCCCGCAACGATCGCCTTTGCCTTCGCCCTGGTCTTTTCCGTCACCTCGATCGCCTCAGCCCAGCAGGCTCCACACCAGCAGGTGGAAATGCGTGACGTCAGCAGCCAGGAAATCCGGCAGGTCTCCGAAGCCTATGTGGAAATTTCGGCCATCCAGCAGGAGTACCAGGCGAAACTCGGCAACGTCCAGGATCCTGAAGAAGCACAGCGTCTTCAACAGCAGGCTAACGAAGAGATGACCCAGGTTGTGCTTGATAGCGGCATGGAGGTGGACGCCTATAATGAAATCATGCTGATGGCACAGATGAACGAAGAGCTGCGCGGTCGCATTCTGGAAAAAATCGAACAGCTGCAACGCTGA
- a CDS encoding ATP-binding protein: MGSLRLGLILYIVIPLGVLMGVGGYLTFSALERHVEERMQKDLELVARAIRLPISHALERDRSGSVLRALESAFRIGRVYSAYVYDADGQRIAVAGAIDPAPRQRVLSRLAAGGERHGEYGEVAGQDVYSYFVPLTDSGGRINGLLQLTRQQSEFQEYIARMRLWFIGALGLSILVTAVLVLYGHHRALGISFRRLVSSMHRVKQGDIRHRSIVEGPREIMALAGSFNSMLDGIEEAQREIESRRQEEQRLQQRLRQTEKLAAIGQLAAGVAHELGTPLSVIDGKAQRALRRQDMCEHGREALQQVRHEVQRMEHIVRQLLDFSTNSMHCRNTSAARLAQSAASALADRQKRSAVRLQLRGESTAPLFRADPIRLEQVLVNLLENAMEAAPGGEVHLAWEVCSHRLCFTVEDSGPGVPESISHRIFEPFFTTWPVGQGTGLGLAVVHGIIEEHGGTIEVGRSALGGALFQVVLPIGQGGAAHG, encoded by the coding sequence ATGGGCAGTCTGCGACTTGGATTGATTCTCTATATTGTCATCCCCCTGGGCGTGTTGATGGGAGTGGGGGGGTACCTGACCTTCAGCGCCCTGGAGCGCCATGTGGAAGAGCGTATGCAGAAGGATCTTGAGCTGGTTGCCCGTGCCATTCGCCTGCCCATCAGTCACGCGCTGGAACGCGATCGCAGTGGCAGTGTGCTGCGGGCGCTGGAGTCGGCATTTCGCATTGGCAGGGTGTACAGCGCCTATGTGTATGACGCCGATGGCCAGAGAATCGCCGTGGCTGGGGCGATAGACCCCGCGCCCCGTCAACGGGTGCTTTCACGGCTTGCCGCTGGCGGCGAACGCCATGGCGAGTATGGGGAGGTTGCCGGGCAGGATGTGTATTCGTATTTCGTCCCCCTTACCGACTCGGGAGGACGCATTAATGGTCTGCTGCAGCTGACTCGCCAGCAGAGCGAGTTTCAGGAGTATATCGCCAGAATGCGCCTGTGGTTTATCGGTGCTCTTGGGCTCAGTATTCTCGTCACGGCAGTTCTGGTGCTCTACGGGCACCACCGGGCGCTGGGAATCTCTTTCCGTCGGCTGGTCAGCAGCATGCACCGCGTGAAGCAGGGAGATATCCGCCATCGCTCAATTGTCGAAGGCCCTCGGGAGATCATGGCCCTGGCGGGAAGTTTTAATTCCATGCTGGATGGCATAGAAGAGGCGCAGCGGGAGATTGAATCCCGGCGTCAAGAGGAACAGCGCCTGCAGCAGCGTCTGCGGCAGACAGAGAAACTGGCGGCGATCGGACAGCTGGCGGCGGGAGTTGCCCATGAGCTGGGAACTCCCCTCAGCGTGATTGACGGCAAGGCTCAGCGCGCACTGCGCCGCCAGGATATGTGTGAACATGGCCGGGAGGCCCTGCAGCAGGTTCGCCATGAGGTGCAGCGCATGGAGCACATTGTCCGCCAGTTGCTGGACTTCAGCACGAACAGCATGCACTGCCGGAACACCTCTGCGGCCCGGCTGGCTCAGAGCGCTGCCAGTGCCCTGGCAGACCGGCAGAAGCGCAGCGCCGTGAGGCTGCAGCTTCGCGGGGAGAGCACCGCTCCGCTTTTCCGGGCTGATCCCATTCGCCTGGAGCAGGTTCTGGTGAATCTGCTGGAAAACGCCATGGAGGCCGCTCCCGGCGGGGAAGTTCACCTTGCATGGGAGGTGTGTTCCCATCGACTCTGCTTCACCGTGGAAGACAGCGGCCCTGGTGTTCCTGAGTCCATCAGCCATCGCATTTTTGAGCCCTTCTTTACCACCTGGCCTGTGGGGCAGGGAACCGGTCTGGGTCTGGCCGTCGTCCATGGAATCATAGAGGAGCACGGTGGGACCATTGAAGTGGGACGGAGTGCCCTTGGCGGAGCACTTTTTCAGGTGGTGCTGCCGATAGGGCAGGGGGGAGCCGCCCATGGGTGA
- a CDS encoding sigma-54-dependent transcriptional regulator, translating into MGDFDPGQYRILLVEDDESLSQLLLDEISDAGYQVFREMTAEQGLRMVRAQAVDLVISDLRLPGMTGLEFLEALQRQDTPPACIVITGFGTISQAVQALKAGADDFLTKPLHLEHLMLSVRRVLGNRLLRQELAALRLAPTQESFHGMVGHSDPMTHLYAQIRQVARAYGPVLITGESGVGKELVARAIHRESERRQEAFVAINCAGIPENLMESEFFGHVAGSFTGARSERRGLISDAHGGTLLLDEIGEMPLPLQAKLLRVIQEGVLRPVGGNREEKVDVRVLAATNRDLEEEMRQGRFREDLFYRLETFALHVPPLRDRGDDLELLAARFLEQMEQRLGRRFQGFSEEALSKLRQYPFPGNVRELQNAMERAATFCRGSRIQPQHLPARIRQYRSGSDPSAPFPIALTGEDGFLSLEELQRRYIQYVVEQLGGNKRRAASVLGIGRRTLYRKLGVEE; encoded by the coding sequence ATGGGTGATTTTGATCCCGGCCAATACCGTATTCTGCTGGTGGAGGATGACGAGAGCCTCTCTCAGCTGCTGCTGGATGAAATATCCGACGCAGGCTACCAGGTGTTCCGCGAAATGACCGCGGAGCAGGGGTTGCGCATGGTGCGGGCTCAGGCAGTGGATCTGGTGATCAGCGACCTGCGTCTGCCGGGTATGACTGGGCTGGAGTTTCTTGAGGCGCTCCAGAGGCAGGACACCCCACCAGCCTGTATTGTGATCACGGGGTTCGGGACCATCAGCCAGGCCGTGCAGGCTCTCAAAGCCGGAGCCGATGATTTCCTGACCAAACCACTGCACCTGGAGCACCTGATGCTCAGTGTCCGGCGGGTTCTGGGAAATCGCCTGCTGCGTCAGGAGCTGGCCGCACTGCGCCTGGCTCCGACGCAGGAGAGCTTTCATGGCATGGTTGGCCACAGCGATCCCATGACCCACCTCTATGCCCAGATTCGCCAGGTAGCCAGGGCATATGGGCCGGTACTGATAACCGGCGAAAGCGGCGTAGGCAAGGAGCTGGTGGCGCGGGCCATTCACCGGGAAAGTGAGCGCCGCCAAGAGGCCTTTGTGGCCATTAACTGTGCGGGAATACCGGAAAATCTCATGGAAAGTGAGTTTTTTGGTCATGTTGCCGGTTCTTTTACCGGAGCGCGCTCCGAGCGCCGCGGACTGATCTCAGATGCCCATGGCGGAACCCTGCTGCTGGATGAAATCGGCGAGATGCCCTTGCCTTTGCAGGCCAAGCTGCTGCGGGTCATTCAGGAAGGGGTGCTGCGACCGGTGGGGGGGAACCGGGAGGAGAAAGTCGATGTGCGGGTGCTGGCGGCTACCAACCGTGACCTTGAAGAGGAGATGCGTCAGGGTCGCTTTCGCGAAGACCTCTTCTACCGCCTGGAGACCTTCGCGCTGCACGTTCCGCCCCTGCGGGACCGGGGTGATGATCTGGAACTCCTGGCGGCCAGATTCCTGGAACAGATGGAGCAGCGCCTGGGGCGTCGCTTCCAGGGATTCAGCGAAGAGGCGCTCAGCAAACTGCGGCAGTATCCTTTTCCGGGAAATGTGCGCGAGCTGCAAAATGCCATGGAGCGAGCAGCCACTTTCTGTCGCGGAAGCCGGATTCAGCCGCAGCATCTGCCCGCCCGTATTCGGCAGTACCGCAGCGGCAGCGATCCCTCTGCCCCTTTTCCCATTGCCCTGACGGGCGAGGACGGTTTTCTGAGTCTGGAAGAACTGCAGCGTCGCTACATACAGTATGTGGTGGAGCAGTTGGGGGGCAATAAGCGGCGGGCCGCCAGCGTGCTGGGCATCGGACGGCGAACCCTCTATCGCAAACTGGGTGTGGAGGAGTAG
- a CDS encoding RNA methyltransferase, producing the protein MSGPAPAAEESTGWKNGVWVLLNNIEGPVNLGFISRAMANTGFAQLRFCGPVSADDPDVLRYAVHSGHLRENFTRVEDIGGLCRAMDVVIGMSPRQPWSDGCDITLDQLPALVGQHTAAHKRVGLLFGNEAHGLDNAALSHCRYRLALPTDSGYTSMNLAQAVLIVLWELHRHGASGVGIDPSMPAAAPASMREQFLEKLRQYLELIDYLDPQNPDHLWQELAIMIRKRDWSERELTLLMGLIHTSRKRLLSAGHKINTENSRHPAP; encoded by the coding sequence TTGTCCGGACCAGCCCCCGCAGCTGAGGAGTCCACTGGCTGGAAGAATGGTGTCTGGGTGCTCCTCAACAATATAGAGGGACCGGTCAATCTTGGTTTTATCAGCCGCGCCATGGCCAACACCGGCTTCGCGCAGCTTCGCTTCTGCGGGCCAGTCAGTGCCGATGACCCCGATGTACTGCGTTATGCCGTTCACTCGGGACACCTGCGGGAGAATTTTACCAGAGTAGAGGATATCGGCGGGCTGTGCCGCGCCATGGATGTGGTTATCGGCATGAGTCCCCGTCAGCCCTGGTCTGACGGATGCGACATCACCCTTGACCAGCTGCCCGCTCTGGTTGGGCAGCACACTGCTGCCCACAAACGTGTAGGGCTGCTTTTCGGCAATGAAGCCCATGGCCTTGATAACGCTGCCCTGAGCCACTGCCGCTACCGTCTGGCCCTGCCCACCGACTCCGGCTACACCAGCATGAATCTGGCCCAGGCCGTGCTGATTGTGCTGTGGGAGCTGCACCGCCACGGCGCTTCTGGCGTCGGCATTGACCCGTCCATGCCGGCCGCTGCCCCGGCTTCCATGCGCGAGCAGTTCCTGGAGAAGCTGCGCCAGTATCTGGAGCTTATCGACTACCTCGATCCCCAGAACCCCGACCACCTGTGGCAGGAACTGGCGATCATGATCCGTAAGCGCGACTGGAGCGAGCGGGAGCTGACGCTCCTGATGGGTCTCATCCACACTTCCCGCAAACGCCTGCTCAGTGCCGGGCACAAGATCAACACGGAAAATTCGCGCCACCCTGCTCCATAA
- a CDS encoding 3-isopropylmalate dehydratase large subunit, protein MGKTVAQKIFDAHLRDEPFPGTKVLSLDMVFCHEITTPIAIDDLVRLGKDRVFDPNKIKAVIDHVTPAKDSKTAQQGKVLRDWARRHSIKDFFDIGRNGVCHAIFPEKGFVRPGYTIIMGDSHTCTHGAFGAFAAGVGTTDLEVGILKGVCAFRQPKTLRINVNGTLPKGVYAKDVILHIIGTISVNGATDMVIEFGGNVVENLSMESRMTLCNMAIEAGGTSGICAPDMTTVEYLWPFIKDDYPSKEAALEDYKQWQPDADAEYERVLEIDASSLEPMCTYGYKPDCVKPVSQMTDSKIDQVYIGSCTNGRIEDLREAAAVLKGKTIADSVRGILSPATPDIFKQANHEGLIDIFLEAGFCVTNPTCGACLGMSNGVLAEGEACASTTNRNFNGRMGKGGMVHLMSPAAAAAAAITGHITDPRKYL, encoded by the coding sequence ATGGGTAAAACCGTAGCGCAAAAAATCTTTGACGCACATCTGCGCGATGAACCGTTCCCCGGCACCAAGGTGCTCAGCCTTGATATGGTATTCTGCCATGAAATCACTACTCCCATCGCCATAGACGACCTGGTACGCCTTGGCAAGGATCGTGTCTTCGACCCCAACAAGATCAAAGCGGTCATCGATCACGTCACCCCCGCCAAAGACTCCAAAACCGCCCAGCAGGGCAAGGTTCTGCGCGACTGGGCCCGCCGCCACAGTATCAAGGACTTCTTCGACATCGGGCGCAACGGCGTCTGCCATGCCATCTTCCCCGAGAAGGGCTTTGTGCGCCCCGGCTATACCATCATCATGGGCGACTCCCACACCTGCACCCACGGAGCCTTCGGCGCCTTTGCCGCCGGTGTCGGCACCACCGACCTGGAAGTGGGCATCCTCAAGGGCGTGTGCGCCTTCCGTCAGCCCAAAACCCTGCGCATTAACGTCAACGGTACGCTGCCCAAGGGCGTCTACGCCAAAGACGTGATTCTGCATATCATCGGCACCATCAGCGTCAACGGCGCCACCGACATGGTCATTGAATTCGGTGGCAACGTGGTGGAAAACCTCTCCATGGAATCGCGCATGACCCTGTGCAACATGGCCATCGAAGCCGGTGGCACCAGTGGCATCTGCGCCCCCGACATGACCACCGTGGAATACCTGTGGCCCTTCATCAAGGACGACTACCCCTCCAAAGAAGCGGCCCTGGAAGATTACAAGCAGTGGCAGCCCGACGCCGATGCCGAGTATGAGCGGGTACTGGAAATTGACGCCAGCAGCCTGGAACCCATGTGCACCTACGGCTACAAACCCGACTGCGTCAAGCCCGTCAGCCAGATGACCGACAGTAAAATAGATCAGGTGTACATCGGCTCCTGCACCAACGGACGCATTGAAGACCTGCGCGAAGCCGCAGCCGTCCTCAAGGGCAAAACCATCGCCGACAGCGTGCGCGGCATCCTCTCCCCCGCCACCCCCGACATCTTCAAGCAGGCCAACCATGAGGGTCTTATCGACATCTTCCTGGAAGCCGGATTCTGCGTCACCAACCCCACCTGCGGCGCCTGCCTGGGTATGAGTAACGGTGTCCTGGCCGAAGGTGAAGCCTGCGCTTCCACCACCAACCGCAACTTCAACGGACGCATGGGCAAAGGCGGCATGGTCCACCTGATGAGCCCCGCAGCCGCAGCCGCTGCCGCCATTACCGGACATATCACCGACCCCCGCAAATACCTGTAA
- a CDS encoding 3-isopropylmalate dehydratase small subunit: MKTFGGPALFLDRNDINTDEIIPAKYLTELTKEALKPYLLEDLKLEGFDPKGSTLANARVVVSRENFGCGSSREHAPWAFEVNDITMVIAQSYARIFRQNMFNGGMMAIELSAGDIDTLFKEFAGAGDVEITTDLDKKELYVKGGGKSKTFSYTINEFDEALVRAGGWVAFADQKY; this comes from the coding sequence ATGAAGACATTCGGCGGCCCCGCCCTCTTCCTCGACCGCAATGACATCAATACCGACGAAATCATTCCCGCCAAATACCTGACCGAACTGACCAAGGAAGCGCTCAAGCCCTACCTGCTGGAAGACCTGAAACTGGAAGGCTTTGACCCCAAAGGCTCCACCCTGGCCAATGCCCGCGTTGTCGTCAGCCGGGAAAACTTCGGCTGTGGCTCCAGCCGCGAACACGCCCCCTGGGCCTTTGAAGTCAACGACATCACCATGGTCATCGCCCAGAGCTACGCCCGCATCTTCCGCCAGAATATGTTCAACGGCGGCATGATGGCCATTGAACTCTCCGCTGGCGATATAGACACCCTCTTCAAGGAGTTTGCCGGTGCCGGGGACGTGGAAATCACCACCGACCTGGACAAGAAGGAGCTGTACGTCAAAGGCGGCGGCAAGAGCAAAACCTTCAGCTACACCATCAACGAATTTGACGAAGCCCTGGTGCGCGCCGGTGGCTGGGTTGCCTTCGCCGATCAGAAATACTGA